ATTCGTGCAGGAACGTAGCGAAGAACTGTCGCATGTAGGCAATGGAACTCTGCATCCCCCGGATGGTCTCATTGGAGACCACCTTGCGTCAAGGGGATAATCTTCATTTCTATTGTAGTGTGTTGGGAAAACTAAACCGCCAACTTTGATTGGAAAATATCGTGATTGGAATCAGTGGGTTGGGTTGATTTTTGGGTTTGGCTGGTCTTGACAGGTGTGGTGGGAGTTTGTGGCGGGGGGAATTGGGTCGTTTCGCCCTGTGGGCTTCACTCCGGCCTTCGGCAGAGCGGAATGCGCTTCGCGCAGTTTTCTTTATGGCACGCGTGAACGCGTGCCCTTAAACGAGGAAGTTCGCGTTTTGTGCGAATGAACCAGGGCGTTCAAAAGCGCGAGGCTCTTTCAGCAAAATGCGGGGGTTCTTCCCCTTCACTTCGTTCAGGGTCAGAATGACAGCATCAAAAGGGAAGCCACAAGGGAACGCTCTCTAGACGGATTCGGTTTGGGGCTCGGATGGGGTGGTGAATGCGGAGCGGTAGTGGAGCAGCAGCCAGAGGACGACCAGATTGATGACGAGTCCGACCGCGATTCCGAAAAAGAGCATGGATGTTGGGTAGGTGTAGAGGTATTTGGGTTGTCCTGGGACGGCGGGGACGAGGCTGGTGATGTGGGCGGTGATTACAGCGGAGTAGACGCGAAGCTGGTTTTGCGCCTGGGGCAACAGGCATACCGCATAGTTGATGAAGCCGACGACAATCAGGGCGATTGCTGTGAGGCGGGACCAGTTTTTGAGTTTGAGCAGACCGTAGCCGATACATGCGCCGAGGACCGCGAAGGCGAGAAACATGAGATGCGATTCAGGCTGTGGAATGATCATGCCGAACATGAATCCGGGAAAGGGCGCAAAGATCCAGGGGACGATGAAAAGTGCGCCTACGAGGAAGATCCAGCCCAGGACTTTGATGGCTGCCGGTGCGTGGCTGGGGCTTGAGAAGAAGCCGGTGTAGGTCTTGTAGGGTGCGGCTGGATAGACGAGCGGGGGCGGCGGTGTTGCGTAGGTTCCGTCGTGAGGGAGATTCAGGTTGGGGTAAGGTTCGAGCGGGAGAAGGTTCGCGGCGTCGAAGAGTTCGCGGATGGGGCGGCGGATGAAGTAGACGAAGAGCCAGGTTCCGATTGCGGTGAAGACCAGTTCGAAGAGCGCGATTGCAAGAAAGGCTATCGCGAGGACATGCGGATTTGCGCCCGGCAGTTGAGGCATGGCGAAATAGGAGACCGCGATTCCGAAAACGGACATCAAACTGAAGAAAGCGATACAGGCGCTGATGACGAGAATCGAGTAGCGGGCCCAGCGGCGAAGGCGCAGGATGCCGTATGCGGTGATGCCCATCCAGGTGGCGATGGCAAGGTAGAAGATTGCGATGCCCACCATGAGGAATGTGAAGAGGTGCGGCATGGGTGTGGCGGAGGCTGCGATCGGGTTGTCGATTACCCCGGCGAAGGCCATCGTGAGGGACATGAGCAGGCAGAAGATTCCGACCAGGATGAGGACGATGGCTGAGAGGATGATGCCGACCGGCTTTTTCATGTGCCGAGCAGTTTAGCCGAAGAAGTGGTTTGGGGGAGGTGGAATTTTGGGGGCTGATGTCGGGCTTATACGAAGGGTGATGAAGGCATATCCCGGGGGCTAAAGCCCAGGGTTATTTTTGGGCCGGGAATGCCCGGACTGAAGTCCGGGCCTATCTCAGAGGCAACGACAACGGGCAAAGGCAAAGACAACGACAAAGACAGAGGCAACGGCAGAGGCAGAGGCAACGGCAAAGGCAGAGCAGCGGCAAAGCTTAGAGGCAGCGGTGAAGGGGGGTATCGATGGGTGCATGTTTTTTATTTTGTGGTAGTTGAGGCATGGATCGGCTGAGTTTGTGGATTTCCAGCTTGATGTGGGTCGATTACGGAGTAGAGTGGGTTGCGTCAATTTGGAAGGTTCAGGGTGGGTTGCGACCGAACTGGGGTTTCGTGCATCTAAACGAGGAATTTAGTAGAGTTGTTGGTAAATAATTTGATAGAGGTACACTCAATGGCAAGCGATTTTGTAAGCGTCATCAAGCCGAATGAGCGAAACGGCGACCCGGGCGTTGAGGGAGAGAGCGGGCAGCGGCCGGTTCCGGTGCTGCCGGTGCGCGATACGGTCCTGTTTCCTCATGCCGTGTTGCCTCTGACGGTGGGGCGGGACAGCTCGATCCAGTTGATTCAGTCGCTGGGCGAGGAGAAGACGATTCTGGTGGTGGCGCAGCGTGATGCGCGGCAGGATACGCCGCAGCCGGCAGACCTGTATGCCGTGGGCACGCGGGCGACGGTGCATAAGGTTGTGAAGATGCCCAACCAGAGCCTGTTTGTGTTCACGGAAGGCAATGAGCGTGTGCATCTGGGCGAGTTTTCGCAGCTGACGCCGTTTATGGTGGCGGACTGCGAGACGATTATCGAGCCGGAGCCGCTGAAGACGCCGGAGATGGAGGCGTTGCAGCGCAATGTGGTGAGCCAGTTTCAGACGATTGTGACGTCGTCGCCGACGCTGTCGGACGACTTGCAGACGATTGCGATCAATATTGAAGAGCCGGGGCGGCTGGCGGACTTTATTGCTTCGAGCCTGCCGTTTCTGACGACGCTCGATAAGCAGGAGCTGCTGGAGACGCCGGACATTGCGGCGCGGCTGGAGCGCATCAACAAACATCTGGCGAAGGAGCTTGAGGTGCAGCAGTTGCGCAACAAGATCCAGAGCGAGGTGCAGGACTCGGTGCAGAGTTCGCAGCGGGACTACTATCTGCGCGAGCAGTTGAAGGCGATTCAGAAGGAGCTGGGCGATCAGGATGATACCCAGAAGGACATCGCGGAGCTGAAGGAGAAGATTGAAGCGGCCGGGATGCCGGAGGAAGTGAAGAAGGAGACGCTGAAGGAGCTGGGGCGGCTGAGCCGGATGAATCCGATGGCTGCCGACTACGGCCTGACGCGGAACTATGTGGAGTGGCTGGCGGTGCTGCCGTGGTCGAAGACTTCTTCGGGCGAGGTGGACATTAAGAAGGCGAAGGAGACGCTGGATACGGACCACTACGGCTTGAAGAAGGTGAAGGAGCGGATTCTGGACTACCTGAGTGTGCGGCGTTTGAAGCCGGATATGAAGGGGCCGATTCTGTGCTTCGTCGGGCCTCCGGGCGTGGGTAAGACGAGCCTGGGGCGGTCGATTGCGAAGGCGCTGGGGCGGAAGTTCTCGCGGATTTCGCTGGGCGGCATGCATGATGAGGCGGAGCTGCGCGGGCACAGGCGCACGTACATTGGCGCGCTGCCGGGGCAGATTATTCAGCACCTCAAGAGAGTTGAGGTGAAGGACCCGGTCTTCATGCTGGACGAGATCGATAAGCTGGGCCGCGATTTTCGCGGTGATCCGGCGTCGGCGCTGCTTGAGGTGCTGGACCCGGAGCAGAACAATACGTTTCGCGATAACTATCTGGACCAGCCGTTTGATTTGAGCAAGGTGCTGTTTATCTGCACGGCGAACCAGCTGGATACGATTCCGGGGCCGCTGCTGGACCGGATGGAGATTATTGAGCTGACCGGCTACACGGAAGAGGAGAAGGTGAATATTGCTGAGACCTATCTGATTCCTCGGCAGATTAAAGAGAACGGTGTGGACCCGGCGCTGATTGATTTTCCGCGCGCGAGCATTGCTGTGGTTGCCAGGCACTACACGCGTGAGTCGGGCGTAAGGAAGCTGGAGCAGCAGATTGGAACGATCTGCAGAAAGGTGGCGAGGCGGATTGCGGAAGGCCGCACGGAGAAGGTGTTGATTACGCCGGAGGTGATTAAGGAGTTTCTGGGCGGGGTCAAGGTTCGTGTGGATACGGAGATTGCGGAGCGGACGAAGCGGCCTGGCGTGGCTGTGGGGCTGGCGTGGACTCCGGCGGGCGGCGATGTGCTGTTCATCGAAGCGAACCGGATGAAGGGCAAGGGCAGCTTCACGATCACGGGACAGATCGGCGATGTGATGAAGGAGTCGATGCAGGCGGCGCTGACGTGGGTCAGGTCGAACGCGCAGGAGCTTGGACTCGATGAGGACTTCACGAAGGACATCGATCTGCATATTCACGTGCCGGCGGGGGCGATTCCGAAGGATGGGCCTTCGGCGGGCGTGACGATGGCGACGGCGCTGGTGAGTCTGCTGACGGATACGCCGGTGCATCCGCTGACGGCGATGACGGGCGAGATTACGCTGAGCGGCAATGTGCTGCCGGTCGGCGGGATCAAGGAGAAGTTTCTGGCGGCGAAACGCGTGGGCGTGCGCGATGTGATCATGCCGACGGAGTGCAGGCAGCAGGTGGAGGAAGACCTGACTCCGGACCAGATTGAAGGCGTGACGATTCATTACGCGTCGCGGATTGAGGATGTGCTGGCTGTGGCGCTGCCGAAGTCTCCGCGGGAAAAGGTGGAGGATGAGGTGGTGCGGGAAGAGGTGCTGCACGCCGGGGTGTAAGAGAGTAAAGTTGAGGAAGGGGTGTTTCTATGCGCGATACGCAGAATGACGAGTCGGAAGGCTAGAGCGTTTCGGCGCTAGCTATATTGTCAAAGAGCAGTCGCGGGCAAGCTGATCGCTTTGCCTGTGGCTGCTTTTTTGCGTGAGGCGAGCTTAGGAGGGGGTCCACTTGGCGAGGAGCTCGTGTTTGTGGAAGTCCGGGGCGAGGTTTTTCGCTTCGTAGGCGTATCCATTCCACTTGGTTTGAATGTCCTGGGTTGGGGTGAGGGTGTGGGGGTGAAGCTTGGTAAGGACCTCGCAACCGAGTGTCCTCCGCTGCCGTCCTGGAGGAAGATTTCGATGCGGACGCTTTTGGTTGTCTCGGCGGTCTTGAAGCTGGATTCGATGTTCTCTCGTTTTGAGTTCTTCATTTCGAGAAAGTATCCCGGCCATTTGTACGAGACCTGAATGACGCGGGCAGGGTCTCCTGGTTCCAGCCGCGGAAGAAAGTAGATGCAGACACTTTTGTGCAGGGGCTGATTTTCAGTTTGCAGGAAGGTGACCGGAGCGGGCTCGTTGGGCCGGGTGATGTCGAGTACCTGGAATCGGATGTCGTCGAGATATTCGGCGGGAGTGGCGTAGCTTGAGGGCGTGATGGAGCTTTGCCAGAAGTGCAGGGGGTCGCCTGCTGCCTTGACGGTGTATTCGCGGATGACGTCGGCGGAGAAATCCTTCGAGATGCGATAGATGATGCGAACATTCTCGATGGTCTTGATGGTGTGGCTGGCGTCGGGAGTCTGCTGTGCCCTGATGTGGATGGCGGCAGTCATCATGGCGGTGATGCAGGTTTGCGCGCGCCGATTGGACTCCTGAAGGCCGGCTTTCTGCTGCGTGAGATCCGCGATCAGGGAGTTCTGCGAAGCTCCCAGGGTCTTTCGGTTCAGTTTTGCATGCAGCAGAAGCACGGCGAGGACGACAGTGGCGAAGATGAGGAATCCGAACAGGGAGAGAAACCAGAGGTATGGCCTGACTTCGTCCTTTTGCAGGTAAACCCCGGCATGGATGAGCTTTTCAAGGAAGTCCGAGCCCTGGTGCAGCAGCTCGGCGAGCTCAATGAGCAGAAGACAGAGACCGACGGCAAAGACCGTTGTCCACAGGACGGTTTTTTCTCCCAGCTTCGCGAACTTCTCGACAAGCTCTTCCAGTTCCATGGGAAAGGACGCCTTGGTTGATCTTTCTGCTTCGGGCGGAAATGATACCAGACAAATATGTCGGTGATGCTCTCTGCTGATTTGGGGCTGTTCGGGGTTTCGTAGGAGAATTGGCCGGATGATGACGATTGGGCACTCGACGTTGACGATCGAGGCGTTTCTCGGGGCGCTCCGGGAGAATGGCGTCTCGACGCTGGTCGACGTGCGGAGGTTTCCCGGGTCGAGGCGGTATCCGCAGTTTGGACAGGTGCGGTTGTTTGCTTCGCTGGAGGC
This is a stretch of genomic DNA from Edaphobacter acidisoli. It encodes these proteins:
- the lon gene encoding endopeptidase La, producing the protein MASDFVSVIKPNERNGDPGVEGESGQRPVPVLPVRDTVLFPHAVLPLTVGRDSSIQLIQSLGEEKTILVVAQRDARQDTPQPADLYAVGTRATVHKVVKMPNQSLFVFTEGNERVHLGEFSQLTPFMVADCETIIEPEPLKTPEMEALQRNVVSQFQTIVTSSPTLSDDLQTIAINIEEPGRLADFIASSLPFLTTLDKQELLETPDIAARLERINKHLAKELEVQQLRNKIQSEVQDSVQSSQRDYYLREQLKAIQKELGDQDDTQKDIAELKEKIEAAGMPEEVKKETLKELGRLSRMNPMAADYGLTRNYVEWLAVLPWSKTSSGEVDIKKAKETLDTDHYGLKKVKERILDYLSVRRLKPDMKGPILCFVGPPGVGKTSLGRSIAKALGRKFSRISLGGMHDEAELRGHRRTYIGALPGQIIQHLKRVEVKDPVFMLDEIDKLGRDFRGDPASALLEVLDPEQNNTFRDNYLDQPFDLSKVLFICTANQLDTIPGPLLDRMEIIELTGYTEEEKVNIAETYLIPRQIKENGVDPALIDFPRASIAVVARHYTRESGVRKLEQQIGTICRKVARRIAEGRTEKVLITPEVIKEFLGGVKVRVDTEIAERTKRPGVAVGLAWTPAGGDVLFIEANRMKGKGSFTITGQIGDVMKESMQAALTWVRSNAQELGLDEDFTKDIDLHIHVPAGAIPKDGPSAGVTMATALVSLLTDTPVHPLTAMTGEITLSGNVLPVGGIKEKFLAAKRVGVRDVIMPTECRQQVEEDLTPDQIEGVTIHYASRIEDVLAVALPKSPREKVEDEVVREEVLHAGV